Below is a genomic region from Procambarus clarkii isolate CNS0578487 chromosome 63, FALCON_Pclarkii_2.0, whole genome shotgun sequence.
gcgaacaaggggacacaggtggaaactgagtacccacatgagacacagagacgttagaaagaactttttcagtgtcatagttagtaatggaatgcattaggcagtgatgtggttgaggctgactccatacacagtttccaatgtagatatgacagagcccaataggctcaggaacctgtacacgaaatgattgacaattgagaggcgggaccaaagagccagagctcaacccacgcaagcacaaataggtgagtacacactaacaGCGCTCGGAGGTCGTAATCCTTTGGGCCCGGGTTCGACTCCTAGTCGAGGCACAAacaaatgtgcagagtttctttaaacttgtggacggtcggggattgaacgccgacctgcaagaagcgagaccgtcgctctaccgtccaacctgaGAGGTGAATAAACAGGAAATTATAAGGAAATTTGCGAGGAACTGAAGGCCAGCTTGGATGGAGCGGCCACAAGTGGAGGAGGCAGCTGCCAGTGGTGGGAGAGGAGTGGAGGAGGCAGCTGCCAGTGGTGGGAGAGGAGTGGAGGAGGCAGCTGCCAGTGGTGGGAGAGGAGTGGAGGAGGCAGCTGCCAGTGGTGGGAGAGGAGTGGAGGAGGCAGCTGCCAGTGGTGGGAGAGGAGTGGAGGAGGCAGCTGCCAGTGGTGGGAGAGGAGTGGAGGAGGCAGCTGCCAGTGGTGGGAGAGGAGTGGAGGAGGCAGCTGCCAGTGGTGGGAGAGGAGTGGAGGAGGCAGCTGCCAGTGGTGGGAGTGGAGTGGAGAAGGCAGCTGCCAGTGGTGGGAGAGGAGTGGAGAAGGCAGCTGCCAGTGGTGGGAGAGGAGTGGAGAAGGCAGCTGCCAGTGGTGGGAGAGGAGTGGAGAAGGCAGCTGCCAGTGGTGGGAGAGGAGTGGAGAAGGCAGCTGCCAGTGGTGGGAGAGGAGTGGAGAAGGCAGCTGCCAGTGGTGGGAGAGGAGTGGAGAAGGCAGCTGCCAGTGGTGGGAGAGGAGTGGAGAAGGCAGCTGCCAGTGGTGGGAGAGGAGTGGAGAAGGCAGCTGCCAGTGGTGGGAGAGGAGTGGAGAAGGCAGCTGCCAGTGGTGGGAGAGGAGTGGAGAAGGCAGCTGCCAGTGGTGGGAGAGGAGTGGAGAAGGCAGCTGCCAGTGGTGGGAGAGGAGTGGAGAAGGCAGCTGCCAGTGGTGGGAGAGGAGTGGAGAAGGCAGCTGCCAGTGGTGGGAGAGGAGTGGAGAAGGCAGCTGCCAGTGGTGGGAGAGGAGTGGAGAAGGCAGCGTATTACCGGGGATGTTAAGAGAGGCAGCGCGGGCCCTCAACACAGGCTCTAGTTATTATCTTCAATGAGTAACTGACAAAGGATGAATTACCCAAATGCTGGAAGCAGTAACTGTGGTGCCAGTTGACAATAATGGAGACAGAAGTGGCACTgttgaacacccccccccctcccctcccctgttAGTGCTCCTAAGAACACTAAGGATAAGGCTAGTTgtacacacctggagagcatcAGGTGTGTCAGCAAACATGAACACGGCTTTAGGGAAGGGGAATCATGCCTGACAAACCTACTCGAGTTCCGCGCTACAGTAACGAAAGTAAGGcccgacagagaaggttgggcagcctGTGTAAtttttggactgccagaaagccttcgaTACAGTCCTAACAATAGATTACTACACAAATTCTAGAGAAAGGCGAGAGCAAGCGGGAAAAGCATTAACAAAGGTAAAGGGTTACCTGTACCTTTGTTGACTTTAAGACAGGAGTCAGAGCAATGGTAAGGGGACGAGAAATCGGACTGGCGTAACAGGCGGAGTCCCTCAAGGATCGCTGTTGCGACCCATACTAATGTCCATTTATGCAAATGACCTGTTtgcaggagttgagtcttatATGTCGATACTTGCAGATGATGCAACACTAATGAAgacagttgtgacagatgaggatgtaCGATTCTCCAATAACAATTAAACAAGCTACAAAGTAGGTCACAGAAATGgcaactggagttcaacaccaacaagtgtaaggtgacGGAAACAGGAACAGGTTCAAAGAGGCGAAAGGACGGTACACAATGAAGGAAAACAACCCCCTTATAACGACTTGAGAAGAAGTCCCAGGAGTGGACCCAACACCGAGTCTAACTCCAGAGGGTCGCGTATAAAGAACAACGTCTAGAACATTCTTCACACTAACAAATGTCAGATCCTTCTGTAACATAAATAATGAGGCGTTTAGATCGCTGTACACCGCCTACGGCAGACCACAGTACGCCGCCCCAGCCTGGAGCCCCACCTAAAAAAACACCCTAACaaatggaagggaactatcaggaaaaaTGCCAaacaattacgactatatagcactgagaagagatcaaggatttgggatgggacggcgggatggaatggtgcccaaccacttggacggtcggggattgatcgtcgacctgcatgaagcgagaccgtcgctctatcgtccagcccaagtggttaggcaggacacagatggaaactgagtgcccacatgagccacagggacgttagaaagacctttttcagtgtcagagtagttaacaggtggaatgcattaggcagtgatgtggtggaggctgactccatacacagtttcaaatgtagatatgatagagcccagtaggcttaggaacctgtacaccagttgattgacagttgagaggcgggaccaaagagccagagctcaacccccgcaagcacaactaggtgacacacacacacacacacacacacacacacacacacacacacacacacacacacacacacacacacacacacacacactgtaaacacAAACAAACTACAGTCATTAGCAACATTTTTCTCACATAGTTGCCGATTAAATCACCGTAGAGAAGTCTCAAAGTCTCCGTGGACCCCTGCAGACGTCCTGGAGCCGGCCCCAGCCGGcccctgcctcccctcccccttgtcttgacacaccaggggaagggggggtaaCCAGGCCGGCCCGGTTGGCCAGgccggcccgggtccaggccaggCCGGCCCGGTTGGCCAGgccggcccgggtccaggccaggCCGGCCCGGGTCCTGGCCAGgccggcccgggtccaggccaggccggcccgggtccaggccaggCGGCCCCACACACAAATGTCCATATTCCGTCAAAAGCGTAAGCCTATACTGGTGGGAGCCGCGGAATATGTTTTTTTCCTCCTGTCTTCAGAGAGGAAGTATGGCGGGTCCTGGCCGGCTGGGAGGACCGGGTCCTAGCCGGCTGGGGCGGCGGGTCCCAGCAGGCTAGGAGCTCCAGGTCCCAGCAGGCTAGGAGCTCCAGGTCCCAGCAGGCTAGGAGCTCCAGGTCCCAGCAGGCTAGGAGCTCCAGGTCCCAGCAGGCTAGGAGCTCCAGGTCCCAGCAGGCTAGGAGCTCCAGGTCCCAGCAGGCTAGGAGCTCCAGGTCCCAGCAGGCTAGGAGCTCCAGGTCCCAGCAGGCTAGGAGCTCCAGGTCCCAGCAGGCTAGGAGCTCCAGGTCCCAGCAGGCTAGGAGCTCCAGGTCCCAGCAGGCTAGGAGCTCCAGGTCCCAGCAGGCTAGGAGCTCCAGGTCCCAGCAGGCTAGGAGCTCCAGGTCCCAGCAGGCTAGGAGCTCCAGGTCCCAGCAGGCTAGGAGGGCTAGGTCCCAGCAGGCTAGGAGGGCTAGGTCCCAGCAGGCTAGGAGGGCTAGGTCCCAGCAGGCTAGGAGGGCTAGGTCCCAGCAGGCAAGGAGGGCTAGGTCCCAGCAGGCTAGGAGGGCTAGGTCCCAGCAGGCTAGGAGGGCTAGGTCCCAGCAGGCAAGGAGGGCTAGGTCCCAGCAGGCAAGGAGGGCTAGGTCCCAGCAGGCTAGGAGGGCTAGGTCCCAGCAGGCTAGGAGGGCTAGGTCCCAGCAGGCTAGGAGGGCTAGGTCCCAGCAGGCAAGGAGGGCTAGGTCCCAGCCAGCCTCCTTCAGAAATGGTTGGGTTGTAAttatatatgcaaatgaaaatgaCGTCACAAATTCATCGATCATCGCTAAGCCTCTTGTTTCAACATTCATACATTTATTGCTGTATTTCCCCCCCATCATACACCATCGCTATACAGGAATTAATACAACAATTATTTGCATAAGCGATCAAGGGGAAAAAACAGTACgaccaaaaaaaaaatatccacatgaaaaaaaaaacaaaaacaaacgtaTTTGAACGTTTTTTTCCAGCACTGCCGTGTGATGGAAGGAGGGACGAAGTGCTGTGGGAGGCGGACGAAGCACAGTGAAATGGCGGGGTAAAAACGTCGTACGTCTGGCCGCGGCGGCTAAGCCTGTGCGGGAGGAGGTACCGCCGGCCCcggcgcccgccgccgccctagcCTAGCGGCAGGCCTGAAAACTGGCCGacaatcctctctctctccctcttccctaccttctctaccttccccctacctgcctacctacctaccttctcTACCCTCCTCTCTTTACCTTCCGCCGGCCCGCCTGCCTACCAGCCGACCTGTGTACCTTACAGCGCAGTCTCTCTACCTCCCGTTACTGGTGTTCAGACTCTCTACCTCAACTTTCTATTGAGAGTCCCCACTCTAGTCTGGTCAAGAGTCCCCCCTCCTCCAGCCTGGACAAGAGTCCCCCCTCCTCCAGCCTGGACAAGAGTCCCCCTCCAGCCTGGTCAAGAGTCCCCCCCTCCAGCCTGGACAAGAGTCCCCCTCCAGCCTGGTCAAGAGTCCCCTCCTCCAGCCTGGACAAgtgtcccccccctcctccagcctGGACAAGTGTCCCCCCTCCAGCCTGGACAAGTGTCCCCCTCCAGCCTGGACAAGTGTCCCCCTCCAGCCTGGACAAGTGTCCTCCTCCAGCCTGGACAAGTGTCCCCTCCTCCAGCCTGGACAAGTGTCCCCCTCCAGCCTGGACAAGTGTCCTCCTCCAGCCTGGACAAGTGTCCTCCTCCAGCCTGGTCAAGAGTCCCCTCCTCCAGCCTGGACAAgtgtcccccccctcctccagcctGGACAAGTGTCCCCCCTCCAGCCTGGACAAGTGTCCCCCTCCAGCCTGGACAAGTGTCCCCCTCCAGCCTGGACAAGTGTCCCCCTCCAGCCTGGACAAGTGTCCCCCTCCAGCCTGGACAAGTGTCCCCCTCCAGCCTGGACAAGTGTTCCCCTCCAGCCTGGACAAGTGTCCCCCTCCAGCCTGGACAAGTGTCCCTCCTCCAGCCTGGACAAGTGTCCTCCTCCAGCCTGGACAAGTGTCCCCCTCCAGCCTGGACAAGTGTCCCCCTCCAGCCTGGACAAGTGTCCCCCTCCAGCCTGGACAAGTGTCCCTCCTCCAGCCTGGACAAGTGTTCCCCTCCAGCCTGGACAAGTGTTCCCCTCCAGCCTGGACAAGTGTCCCCCTCCAGCCTGGACAAGTGTCCCTCCTCCAGCCTGGACAAGAGTCCCCCTCCAGCCTGGACAAGTGTCCCCCTCCAGCCTGAACACGTGTCCCCCTCCAGCCTGGACACGTGTCCCCCTTCAGCCTGGACAAGTGTCCCCCTTCA
It encodes:
- the LOC138354454 gene encoding circumsporozoite protein-like; translation: MERPQVEEAAASGGRGVEEAAASGGRGVEEAAASGGRGVEEAAASGGRGVEEAAASGGRGVEEAAASGGRGVEEAAASGGRGVEEAAASGGRGVEEAAASGGSGVEKAAASGGRGVEKAAASGGRGVEKAAASGGRGVEKAAASGGRGVEKAAASGGRGVEKAAASGGRGVEKAAASGGRGVEKAAASGGRGVEKAAASGGRGVEKAAASGGRGVEKAAASGGRGVEKAAASGGRGVEKAAASGGRGVEKAAASGGRGVEKAAASGGRGVEKAAYYRGC